The Phycisphaeraceae bacterium genome has a window encoding:
- a CDS encoding thioredoxin family protein: protein MPMFVRRLLLTLSTLVAVALPGMFAAAQEAPDGSHRAIVTHAWSPAQATPGMTVHLGVVFDIEPHWHIQAGVGSGDERPGAIPTSIRITGPSGWSIGKTLWPEAVQFTLGEGEFAQTLAGYEGMIAALTPITVPAAASPGEYSFDLTVEYQACDDSTCDFPTTRAIRATLEVLPPGSDVPGVDVVVLSGLFERTLARHRAPPPSAPPTVTFAPGERVKADVAWHEPSIAPGGQATLGVILHMAPTWHIQAGAGSGDESGGFIATSIALTLPDGFTAGDIRWPKSHTFLAGEGEFVQEVKGYEGTILVAIPVRAPAGASPGEYPFTASITYQACDPLVCDMPKEAVVRGTLVVAAEPAGEPGSHLEPWKRDLFAAIPRHGSPAPPSAGGTNATDDGTGPIAPPALTGHDTPGAAPTQGGGTTPPATTPRPTFFGYELPDTSGALGTVLLLLFSVLGGFILNLTPCVLPVIPIKILTISQHAGSPGKSLVLGLWMALGVVAFWVAIGVPAAFFTTLADPSRLFGIWWLTLGIGALIGIMGLGIMGLFMIQLPQSVYAINPKADSPGGSFMFGVMTAVLGLPCFGFVAGALLAGSATLPPATIILIFTSLGIGMAAPYLVLSARPGLVNKIPRTGPASELVKQVMGLLLIAAAAYFIGAGLIALVSEKPYMARQLHWWAVAVFVSIAGLWLVVRTFQISKKPLPRLSFLLVGVLLGAAATLYALDSTAKARFNWLAMEEARADSGGAYATGVWNEFTPAAFQAAREAGHVVVLDFTAEWCINCKILKASVLNRDPVRTALGSKDVVSFTVDLTSTEAPGWRMLRDLGRTGIPLLVIYTPGVDEPWQANAYTPQQVMEALDAARATRLAATTSGQSR from the coding sequence ATGCCCATGTTTGTGCGACGACTGTTGCTGACGCTTTCCACCCTTGTCGCCGTCGCGCTGCCGGGGATGTTCGCGGCGGCCCAGGAGGCGCCGGACGGCTCGCATCGGGCGATTGTCACGCACGCATGGAGCCCCGCCCAGGCCACGCCGGGCATGACCGTTCATCTGGGCGTGGTGTTCGACATCGAGCCGCACTGGCACATTCAGGCGGGCGTCGGATCGGGAGATGAACGTCCCGGGGCGATACCCACGTCCATCAGGATCACCGGCCCGTCGGGGTGGTCGATCGGCAAGACCCTCTGGCCCGAGGCGGTTCAGTTCACGCTTGGTGAGGGGGAGTTCGCCCAGACCCTGGCCGGGTACGAGGGCATGATCGCGGCCCTGACGCCCATCACCGTTCCCGCGGCGGCGTCGCCGGGCGAGTACTCCTTTGACCTGACCGTCGAATACCAGGCGTGCGATGACTCGACCTGCGACTTTCCCACCACGCGCGCGATTCGCGCCACGCTGGAAGTGCTGCCCCCCGGCTCCGACGTGCCGGGCGTGGACGTGGTCGTGCTCTCCGGGCTGTTCGAGCGGACGCTGGCGCGGCATCGCGCCCCGCCGCCCTCCGCACCCCCGACGGTCACGTTCGCGCCGGGTGAGCGCGTGAAGGCCGACGTGGCGTGGCACGAGCCATCGATCGCGCCAGGCGGCCAGGCGACGCTGGGCGTCATCCTTCACATGGCCCCCACTTGGCACATTCAGGCCGGGGCGGGATCGGGCGATGAATCCGGCGGTTTCATCGCCACCTCCATCGCGCTCACGCTCCCTGATGGCTTCACAGCCGGCGACATCCGCTGGCCGAAGTCGCACACGTTTCTCGCGGGCGAGGGCGAGTTCGTTCAGGAGGTCAAGGGATACGAGGGCACGATCCTCGTCGCCATTCCCGTGCGCGCCCCGGCGGGAGCGAGTCCGGGTGAGTATCCCTTCACCGCGAGCATCACGTATCAGGCCTGCGACCCGCTGGTCTGCGACATGCCCAAGGAAGCCGTGGTGCGGGGAACGCTGGTGGTCGCCGCGGAACCCGCGGGCGAACCCGGATCACATCTGGAGCCGTGGAAGCGCGACTTGTTCGCGGCGATCCCGCGCCACGGCTCACCCGCGCCGCCATCAGCCGGCGGTACGAACGCGACGGATGACGGCACGGGACCAATCGCACCCCCCGCGCTCACCGGACATGACACGCCCGGCGCCGCGCCGACACAGGGTGGCGGCACGACTCCGCCCGCGACGACCCCTCGCCCCACCTTCTTCGGCTATGAACTGCCGGACACCTCCGGTGCGCTGGGCACCGTGCTGCTGCTGCTCTTCTCCGTGCTGGGCGGATTCATCCTCAACCTCACGCCCTGCGTGCTACCCGTCATTCCCATCAAGATTCTCACGATCAGCCAGCACGCGGGCTCGCCGGGGAAGAGTCTTGTCCTCGGGCTGTGGATGGCCCTCGGCGTGGTGGCCTTCTGGGTGGCCATCGGTGTGCCCGCGGCGTTCTTCACGACGCTGGCCGACCCCTCCCGTCTGTTCGGCATCTGGTGGCTCACGCTGGGCATCGGGGCGCTCATCGGCATCATGGGGCTGGGCATCATGGGGCTGTTCATGATTCAACTACCCCAGTCGGTCTACGCCATCAACCCCAAGGCGGATTCCCCCGGCGGTTCATTCATGTTCGGCGTCATGACCGCGGTGCTGGGTCTGCCGTGCTTCGGCTTCGTGGCCGGCGCGCTGCTGGCGGGCTCGGCGACGCTGCCGCCCGCGACGATCATCCTGATCTTCACATCGCTGGGCATCGGCATGGCGGCTCCGTACCTGGTGCTTTCCGCCAGGCCGGGGCTGGTGAACAAGATCCCCCGCACCGGCCCCGCCAGCGAACTGGTCAAGCAGGTGATGGGGCTTCTGCTGATCGCCGCCGCGGCGTACTTCATCGGCGCGGGGCTGATCGCGCTGGTCAGCGAGAAGCCCTACATGGCCCGGCAGCTCCACTGGTGGGCGGTGGCGGTGTTCGTCTCCATCGCCGGGCTGTGGCTGGTCGTGCGGACGTTCCAGATCTCGAAGAAGCCGCTTCCGCGACTCTCGTTTCTGCTGGTGGGCGTGCTGCTGGGGGCCGCCGCCACGCTGTACGCCTTGGACTCGACGGCCAAGGCCCGCTTCAACTGGCTGGCGATGGAGGAGGCCAGGGCCGACTCCGGCGGCGCCTACGCAACGGGCGTATGGAACGAGTTCACACCCGCCGCCTTTCAGGCGGCGCGAGAGGCGGGTCACGTGGTGGTGCTCGACTTCACCGCCGAGTGGTGCATCAACTGCAAGATTCTCAAGGCCTCGGTGCTCAACCGCGACCCCGTGCGCACCGCGCTGGGGAGCAAGGACGTGGTCAGCTTCACCGTGGACCTGACCAGCACCGAGGCCCCCGGCTGGCGAATGCTGCGCGACCTGGGCCGCACGGGCATCCCCCTGCTGGTCATCTACACGCCGGGCGTGGATGAGCCGTGGCAGGCCAACGCCTACACGCCCCAGCAGGTGATGGAGGCACTCGACGCGGCGCGGGCCACGCGCCTGGCCGCCACGACGTCAGGGCAGTCGCGGTGA
- the fliM gene encoding flagellar motor switch protein FliM — MPQADLETLLSAVESGAVDDGSSGQQIFSRHRRSLEDVEIRTYDFKRPERISKDQIRALMTLHDTFARSFGAAMSGYLRTIVEVNVAQVEQMTYFEFIDALPNPTSFAVVNVKALEGMMCLEISPLIIYPILDRLMGGTSAELFIPPRPMTVIESRLIRQILVRAVAALTEAWSDIHRTDFALGEIESNPQLVLIVPPNEVVVVVRFEIRMAKRAGTMSLCIPFNVIEPVMQQLSAQSWFNAARARNQPTWERAIASHLTDAGLELTATLAETTITLSDLERLEPGDLILTEKPAEEPIVVSVEGRPKYLARLGQVKGKRAAQIVRPIEPGDRV; from the coding sequence ATGCCCCAAGCTGACCTTGAGACGCTGCTCAGCGCGGTGGAATCGGGCGCGGTCGATGACGGGTCATCCGGACAGCAGATCTTCTCGCGTCATCGACGTTCGCTCGAAGATGTGGAGATCCGGACCTACGACTTCAAGCGGCCCGAGCGCATCAGCAAGGACCAGATTCGCGCGCTGATGACCCTGCATGACACGTTCGCCCGCTCGTTCGGGGCGGCCATGTCCGGCTACCTGCGCACGATCGTCGAAGTGAACGTGGCGCAGGTGGAGCAGATGACGTACTTCGAGTTCATCGACGCCCTGCCCAACCCCACCAGTTTCGCGGTGGTCAACGTCAAGGCGCTCGAGGGCATGATGTGCCTGGAGATCAGCCCGCTCATCATCTACCCGATCCTCGATCGGCTCATGGGAGGAACCAGCGCGGAGCTGTTCATCCCGCCGCGCCCGATGACGGTGATCGAGAGCCGCCTGATCCGACAGATCCTGGTGCGTGCCGTCGCGGCGCTCACCGAGGCGTGGTCGGACATCCACAGGACCGACTTCGCGCTGGGCGAGATCGAATCGAACCCCCAGTTGGTGCTGATCGTGCCGCCCAACGAGGTGGTGGTGGTGGTGCGGTTCGAGATCCGCATGGCCAAGCGCGCGGGCACGATGTCGCTGTGCATCCCCTTCAACGTGATCGAGCCGGTGATGCAGCAGTTGTCGGCCCAGTCGTGGTTCAACGCGGCGCGGGCCAGAAACCAGCCGACCTGGGAGCGGGCCATCGCCTCGCACCTGACCGACGCCGGACTGGAACTGACCGCCACGCTGGCGGAGACGACCATCACCCTGTCGGACCTGGAGCGGCTTGAGCCGGGCGACCTCATTCTCACCGAAAAGCCCGCCGAGGAGCCCATCGTGGTGTCCGTGGAAGGACGCCCCAAGTACCTCGCCCGTCTGGGTCAGGTCAAGGGCAAGCGGGCCGCGCAGATCGTGCGCCCCATCGAGCCGGGCGACCGGGTGTGA
- a CDS encoding DEAD/DEAH box helicase: MTFADLGLSEPILRAVAADGYSSPTPIQAQAIPLVLAGRDLFGCAQTGTGKTAAFALPILHRLTAAPRRSGAGASPGAPRVLVLAPTRELASQIAESFRAYGRHLRHRVAVIFGGVNQHHQVKALQRGVEILVATPGRLLDLMGQGHVDLRTVEALVLDEADRMFDMGFIHDIRKVVGRLPRQRQTLLFSATMPREIRALAEAILRDPASVQVTPVATPVETIEQSVYHVPHKRKPALLKHLLQRGDAGRTIVFTRTKHGADKVVRELVRCGIPAEAIHGNKSQNARTRALERFKSQSPPVLVATDIASRGIDVDGVTHVINFDVPHEPETYVHRIGRTARAGASGVAVSFCDHAERSDLVSIERLIRRTIVVRNDHPVYDEAEMTFHAGERRAPSERPRHDHRGGGRRSGPPHRGGNRPEGSGRAGHRAAPRSSSTNGGAARSHDAARSEAPASGPGRSLHRNGRGGPRRGWR; the protein is encoded by the coding sequence ATGACATTCGCTGATCTCGGGCTCTCGGAGCCCATCCTGCGGGCTGTCGCCGCCGACGGCTACTCCTCGCCCACTCCCATCCAGGCGCAGGCCATTCCCCTGGTGCTGGCCGGACGCGACCTGTTCGGCTGCGCCCAGACGGGCACGGGCAAGACGGCGGCGTTCGCGCTGCCCATCCTGCACCGACTGACGGCGGCGCCGCGCCGTTCCGGCGCGGGCGCCTCGCCCGGTGCGCCGCGCGTGCTGGTGCTCGCCCCCACGCGCGAACTGGCCTCGCAGATCGCCGAGAGTTTCCGTGCCTACGGGCGACACCTGAGGCACCGCGTGGCGGTGATCTTCGGCGGCGTCAACCAGCACCACCAGGTCAAGGCGCTGCAGCGCGGCGTGGAGATCCTTGTCGCCACGCCGGGCCGGCTGCTCGACCTGATGGGACAGGGACACGTGGACCTGCGGACCGTCGAAGCGCTCGTCCTCGACGAGGCCGACCGCATGTTCGACATGGGGTTCATTCACGACATCCGCAAGGTCGTCGGGCGCCTCCCCCGCCAGCGCCAGACGCTGCTGTTCAGCGCCACCATGCCGCGGGAGATCCGCGCCCTGGCGGAGGCGATTCTGCGCGACCCCGCCTCGGTGCAGGTCACGCCGGTCGCCACTCCCGTCGAGACGATCGAGCAGTCGGTCTACCACGTGCCGCACAAGCGCAAGCCCGCGCTCCTCAAGCACCTGCTGCAACGGGGCGACGCCGGGCGCACCATCGTCTTCACCCGCACCAAGCACGGGGCAGACAAGGTCGTGCGCGAACTGGTTCGCTGCGGCATCCCCGCCGAGGCGATTCACGGCAACAAGAGCCAGAACGCCCGCACCCGCGCGCTGGAGCGATTCAAGAGCCAGTCGCCGCCCGTGCTGGTGGCCACCGACATCGCCTCGCGCGGGATCGACGTGGACGGCGTGACGCACGTCATCAACTTCGATGTGCCACACGAACCGGAAACCTACGTTCACCGCATCGGGCGCACCGCACGAGCCGGAGCGTCGGGCGTGGCGGTGTCGTTCTGCGACCACGCCGAGCGGTCGGACCTGGTGTCGATCGAGCGTCTCATTCGACGCACGATCGTGGTGCGGAACGATCATCCCGTCTACGACGAGGCCGAGATGACCTTCCACGCGGGTGAACGCCGCGCTCCGAGCGAGCGTCCCCGCCACGATCACCGCGGAGGCGGACGCCGCAGTGGTCCACCCCATCGCGGGGGCAACCGGCCCGAGGGATCGGGTCGGGCGGGTCACCGCGCCGCTCCTCGGTCGAGCAGCACGAACGGCGGCGCGGCGCGGTCGCATGACGCCGCCCGGTCGGAGGCGCCCGCGTCCGGCCCTGGGCGCTCACTCCATCGCAACGGACGCGGAGGGCCCCGTCGCGGCTGGCGGTGA
- a CDS encoding signal peptidase II — MTTSPDTPTPAPRRAFHSPAAWATLLLVFGVGLTADLWTKAWSFRTIAGVPVTWDREYLLAHPEWNPIPRHEPKTAVPGRLLNFRLVINRGAVFGIGQQKRGFFIAFTGVAIAVGMLLFARWTLDRHRLAHVALGLILAGGVGNLYDRWQHGAVRDFLHMLPDRHLPFGWSWPGGADELFPWVFNVADVLLLVGMGLMMLHINRSDARRRREQAVEPREAPGASDQRDDQSSRDDAGRSARAE, encoded by the coding sequence GTGACCACCTCGCCGGACACACCGACGCCCGCTCCCCGTCGAGCGTTTCATTCGCCCGCGGCCTGGGCCACCCTGCTGCTTGTCTTCGGCGTCGGGTTGACCGCCGACCTCTGGACCAAGGCGTGGTCGTTCCGCACCATTGCGGGCGTCCCGGTGACGTGGGATCGCGAGTATCTGCTGGCGCATCCCGAATGGAACCCCATTCCGCGACATGAGCCGAAGACGGCGGTCCCCGGGCGACTGCTGAACTTCCGCCTGGTCATCAATCGCGGCGCGGTGTTCGGCATCGGCCAGCAGAAGCGCGGCTTCTTCATCGCGTTCACGGGCGTCGCCATCGCCGTGGGAATGCTGCTCTTCGCCCGGTGGACGCTGGATCGCCACCGTCTGGCCCATGTGGCGCTGGGGCTGATTCTGGCGGGCGGCGTGGGCAATCTCTACGACCGGTGGCAGCACGGCGCGGTGCGCGACTTCCTGCACATGCTGCCGGATCGTCACCTGCCGTTCGGCTGGTCCTGGCCGGGTGGGGCGGATGAGCTCTTCCCCTGGGTGTTCAACGTGGCGGACGTGCTCCTCCTCGTGGGCATGGGGCTGATGATGCTGCACATCAACCGATCCGACGCCAGGCGCCGGCGCGAGCAGGCGGTCGAGCCACGCGAGGCGCCCGGCGCGTCCGACCAACGTGATGACCAGTCATCACGCGACGACGCGGGCCGATCCGCCAGGGCGGAGTGA
- a CDS encoding TraR/DksA family transcriptional regulator: protein MKRSAPTKSPRKGKAASAKAKQAGGGSKKKPAKPVAATKPPKTVGKKAAPGKAAPPAPTKERSKPTPQASAKAPAREMATGKPSKVRMTRAEKAKAAAAVAEAVASGVAPSLAAAGAPDKDGYVMLNGRRVRVIVPKPGEKKKPSKEEAAAAAQAAAEKEIEDAKPIRTHLNKQELEHYRQMLLTLRAQKMGDLSAKEDQALRSEGGNLSHMPIHMADVGSDAYDQDFMLSLAESDRKLIREIDEALQRIENKTYGVCLLTRKPIPKARLNAKPWAKYTIEAVRLIESGQAV, encoded by the coding sequence GTGAAGCGATCCGCCCCGACCAAGTCGCCCAGGAAGGGCAAGGCGGCCTCCGCCAAGGCGAAACAGGCCGGTGGTGGGTCAAAGAAGAAACCCGCCAAGCCCGTCGCCGCAACCAAGCCGCCGAAAACTGTCGGCAAGAAGGCGGCGCCTGGCAAGGCGGCTCCTCCGGCGCCGACCAAGGAGCGATCGAAACCGACGCCGCAAGCCAGCGCCAAGGCGCCCGCCAGGGAAATGGCGACGGGCAAGCCGTCCAAGGTCCGAATGACCAGGGCCGAGAAGGCCAAGGCCGCCGCCGCGGTGGCCGAGGCGGTGGCCTCGGGCGTGGCGCCGTCGCTGGCTGCTGCGGGGGCCCCGGACAAGGACGGGTACGTGATGCTCAACGGGCGCCGGGTGCGCGTGATCGTGCCCAAGCCGGGCGAGAAGAAGAAGCCATCGAAGGAGGAGGCCGCCGCCGCGGCGCAGGCCGCCGCCGAGAAGGAGATCGAGGACGCCAAGCCCATTCGCACGCACCTGAACAAGCAGGAGCTGGAGCATTATCGACAGATGCTGCTGACGCTGCGTGCCCAGAAGATGGGTGACCTGAGCGCCAAGGAGGACCAGGCGCTCCGCTCCGAAGGCGGCAATCTCTCGCACATGCCCATCCACATGGCGGACGTGGGCAGCGACGCCTACGACCAGGACTTCATGCTCTCCCTCGCCGAGAGCGACCGCAAGCTCATCCGCGAGATCGACGAGGCCCTGCAGCGCATCGAGAACAAGACGTACGGCGTCTGTCTGCTGACGCGCAAGCCGATTCCCAAGGCGCGCCTCAACGCCAAGCCGTGGGCCAAGTACACCATCGAGGCGGTGCGGCTCATCGAGAGCGGCCAGGCGGTGTGA
- a CDS encoding ABC transporter ATP-binding protein, with protein sequence MTAITLQGLRKHYGSAVAVEDVDLLIRSRELFFLLGPSGCGKTTLLRLIAGFIEPTAGSIRFGERDVTRLPPNRRNAGMVFQNYALWPHMTVAENVAYGLNVRRVPASEREQRVQEALRLVQMQDYARRRPGQLSGGQQQRIALARALVIRPDVLLLDEPLSNLDAKLRLEMREQIRRLVDETGITTIYVTHDQKEALSMADTVAVMRAGRVVQVGPPRSLYARPRSRFVADFLGETNFLHAVVAGTDGGRLLLDTPAGRLVSTAFDESTPRGGNVTLSIRPEALRLLGGGEPSAVSRQQSVASIGSKVGSIVQKPVSDADTQPTTTQMGSVARPQSAVQDPLNALPVTRRRTVFLGETAQHTVELADGTPLRVLELNPAEAPAPSDWSVAPPSQWVWVDPRDVVILPD encoded by the coding sequence ATGACGGCCATCACCCTGCAGGGACTGCGAAAACACTACGGTTCCGCCGTCGCGGTGGAGGATGTCGATCTGCTGATCCGGTCGCGCGAGTTGTTCTTTCTGCTCGGGCCGTCGGGGTGCGGCAAGACCACGCTGCTGCGCCTCATCGCCGGGTTCATCGAGCCGACCGCGGGAAGCATCCGCTTCGGCGAACGCGACGTCACCCGTCTGCCCCCCAACCGACGGAATGCGGGCATGGTGTTTCAGAACTACGCCCTCTGGCCGCACATGACCGTGGCGGAAAACGTGGCGTACGGGCTGAACGTTCGTCGCGTACCCGCCAGCGAGCGTGAGCAGCGCGTGCAGGAAGCCCTGCGCCTGGTGCAGATGCAGGACTACGCCCGCCGCAGACCCGGCCAGCTCTCCGGCGGGCAGCAGCAGCGGATCGCGCTGGCCCGGGCGCTGGTCATCCGCCCGGATGTGCTGCTGCTGGATGAGCCGCTCTCCAACCTCGACGCCAAGCTGCGGCTGGAGATGCGCGAACAGATCCGGCGCCTGGTGGATGAGACGGGGATCACCACCATCTATGTGACGCACGACCAGAAGGAAGCCCTGTCGATGGCCGACACCGTGGCCGTGATGCGCGCCGGGCGCGTGGTGCAGGTGGGTCCGCCGCGATCACTGTACGCGCGGCCTCGGTCGCGATTCGTGGCGGACTTCCTGGGCGAGACGAACTTCCTGCACGCGGTGGTCGCGGGCACGGATGGCGGGCGGCTGCTGCTCGACACGCCCGCCGGGCGTCTGGTCTCCACCGCGTTCGATGAGTCCACCCCACGAGGCGGGAACGTGACGCTGTCGATCCGTCCGGAGGCGCTGCGGTTGCTGGGGGGCGGGGAGCCGTCAGCCGTCAGCCGTCAGCAATCAGTCGCCAGCATTGGCTCGAAGGTTGGCTCGATTGTTCAGAAGCCCGTGTCGGACGCCGACACGCAGCCCACCACGACTCAGATGGGCTCAGTCGCTCGTCCCCAGTCCGCAGTCCAAGATCCGCTCAACGCCCTGCCCGTCACTCGTCGCCGGACGGTCTTCCTTGGCGAAACGGCTCAGCACACGGTGGAACTGGCGGACGGCACGCCGCTGCGCGTGCTTGAACTGAACCCCG